One part of the Nocardia higoensis genome encodes these proteins:
- a CDS encoding 16S rRNA (uracil(1498)-N(3))-methyltransferase — translation MAATVFYLDDIPESGQIAVLDGPEGRHAATVRRTRVGEAITLSDGRGLLAASEVVEAHRDRLHLRVLDRATAPRPTPEVTVVQALPKSDRSELAVELMTEAGADVIVPWQSVRCVAKWEGKAAKGIEKWRAAARAAARQSRRAYIPEVADLHRTRDLVALVRTAHADGAVVAALHESGIGRFTDLGFDGADRVVLIVGPEGGLDDSELSALSEAGARIVVLGPTVLRTSTAAAVALGALGALTPRW, via the coding sequence TTGGCCGCCACGGTCTTCTATCTCGACGACATCCCCGAGTCCGGACAGATCGCCGTACTCGACGGGCCGGAGGGACGGCACGCCGCCACGGTGCGTCGCACCAGGGTCGGCGAGGCCATTACCCTGTCCGACGGCCGCGGACTGCTGGCGGCCTCGGAAGTGGTCGAAGCCCACCGCGACCGCCTGCACCTGCGCGTCCTCGACCGTGCCACCGCGCCCCGGCCCACGCCGGAAGTGACCGTGGTGCAGGCGCTGCCGAAATCCGATCGCTCCGAACTCGCGGTGGAACTGATGACCGAGGCGGGTGCGGACGTGATCGTGCCGTGGCAGTCCGTCCGATGCGTCGCCAAATGGGAAGGCAAGGCGGCCAAGGGAATCGAGAAGTGGCGTGCGGCCGCCCGCGCGGCGGCCAGACAGTCCCGGCGCGCCTACATTCCCGAGGTCGCCGACCTGCACCGCACCCGCGACCTCGTCGCGTTGGTGCGCACGGCGCACGCGGACGGCGCGGTGGTGGCCGCCCTGCACGAATCCGGCATAGGGCGATTCACCGACCTGGGTTTCGACGGCGCCGACCGGGTGGTGCTGATCGTCGGCCCCGAAGGGGGCTTGGACGACTCCGAACTGTCGGCGCTGTCCGAGGCGGGCGCGCGGATCGTCGTCCTCGGCCCGACCGTGCTGCGCACCTCCACTGCCGCCGCGGTGGCACTCGGCGCGCTCGGGGCGTTGACCCCGCGTTGGTAG
- the hemW gene encoding radical SAM family heme chaperone HemW has protein sequence MSPAAAPTRPDADALALRDFGGGPFGVYIHVPFCATRCGYCDFNTYTAGELGTSASPQSWLEALRGELATAAESFAALPSPTPAVETVFVGGGTPSLLGGDGLADVLDAIRANFTLAVGAEVTTESNPESTSPEFFERLRAAGYTRVSLGMQSAARHVLAVLDRAHTPGRPVAAAKEARSAGFEHVNLDLIYGTPGETDADLDASLDAVLDAGVDHVSAYSLIVEDGTALARRVRRGELPAPDDDVLAGRYERIDHRLGQAGLSWYEVSNWAADEDARCRHNLGYWDGGDWLGAGPGAHSHLGGVRWWNVKHPARYAERVARGGLPAAGWEALTADDRYLERVMLTIRLRTGLPLDELAPSAAPAVEEILTDGLAVRTGDHLVLTDRGRLLADALVRRLVV, from the coding sequence GTGAGTCCCGCCGCAGCCCCGACCCGACCCGACGCCGACGCACTCGCACTGCGCGATTTCGGTGGCGGGCCGTTCGGCGTCTACATCCATGTCCCGTTCTGCGCGACGCGGTGCGGCTACTGCGATTTCAACACCTACACCGCCGGTGAACTCGGCACCTCGGCCTCGCCGCAGTCGTGGCTGGAGGCGTTGCGCGGGGAACTGGCCACCGCCGCCGAGTCGTTCGCCGCGCTGCCGAGCCCGACCCCGGCGGTCGAGACCGTCTTCGTCGGGGGCGGCACGCCCTCGCTGCTCGGCGGCGACGGCCTGGCCGACGTGCTCGACGCGATCCGCGCGAACTTCACCCTCGCCGTCGGGGCCGAAGTGACCACCGAATCCAACCCGGAGTCCACCTCGCCGGAATTCTTCGAACGCCTCCGTGCGGCCGGCTACACCCGGGTGTCGCTGGGTATGCAGTCCGCGGCCCGGCACGTGCTGGCCGTGCTCGACCGCGCCCATACGCCCGGCCGCCCGGTCGCCGCCGCGAAAGAGGCCCGCTCCGCCGGTTTCGAGCACGTCAACCTCGACCTCATCTACGGCACCCCGGGGGAGACCGACGCCGATCTCGACGCCAGTCTCGACGCAGTGCTGGACGCGGGTGTGGACCATGTGTCGGCCTACTCGCTCATCGTCGAGGACGGCACCGCCCTGGCCCGCCGGGTCCGGCGCGGTGAACTGCCCGCCCCGGACGACGACGTGCTCGCCGGTCGCTACGAACGCATCGACCATCGCCTCGGGCAAGCCGGTCTGAGCTGGTACGAGGTGTCGAACTGGGCCGCGGACGAGGACGCCAGGTGCAGGCACAATCTCGGCTACTGGGACGGCGGCGATTGGCTCGGCGCGGGCCCGGGAGCGCACAGTCACCTCGGCGGCGTCCGCTGGTGGAACGTCAAACACCCGGCCCGCTACGCCGAACGGGTCGCCCGCGGCGGGCTGCCCGCCGCGGGCTGGGAAGCGCTCACCGCCGACGACCGATACCTCGAGCGCGTCATGCTCACCATCCGCCTGCGCACCGGCCTGCCGCTGGACGAACTGGCCCCCTCGGCCGCGCCCGCGGTCGAGGAGATCCTCACCGACGGCCTGGCCGTCCGGACCGGCGACCACCTCGTCCTCACCGATCGCGGCCGCCTGCTCGCCGATGCGCTGGTGCGCCGCCTGGTCGTCTGA
- the dnaJ gene encoding molecular chaperone DnaJ — translation MARDYYGLLGVGRNATDQEIKRAYRKLARELHPDVNPDEAAQAKFKDVSTAYEVLSDPEKRRIVDMGGDPLESSGAGGFSGAGFGGLGDVFEAFFGGMSGAGGGGQRKPRGRVQAGADSLLRTRLSLAECAVGVTKHLTVDTAVLCDLCHGSGTNGDSQPVRCETCGGAGEVQSVQRSFLGQVLTSRPCPTCRGAGETIPDPCGKCGGDGRVRARREIAAPIPAGVANGMRVRLAAQGEVGPGGGSPGDLYVEIVEQPHDVFVRDGDDLHCTVRVPMVDAALGTTVVIDTILDGPTELTIAPGTQPGEVAVLRGHGMPKLRSGVRGDLLAHLDIVIPTKLDSKQTDLLRKYKSMRDRDRAEVMSAQSEHNSGLFARLRASFSGR, via the coding sequence GTGGCACGGGACTACTACGGACTACTCGGCGTCGGGCGCAATGCGACCGACCAGGAGATCAAGCGCGCGTACCGGAAGCTGGCGCGTGAACTCCACCCGGACGTCAATCCGGACGAGGCGGCGCAGGCCAAGTTCAAGGACGTGTCGACCGCCTACGAGGTGCTCTCCGATCCGGAGAAGCGCCGCATCGTCGACATGGGCGGCGACCCGCTGGAATCCAGCGGCGCGGGCGGGTTCTCCGGCGCCGGCTTCGGCGGCCTCGGCGATGTGTTCGAGGCGTTCTTCGGCGGCATGAGCGGTGCGGGCGGCGGCGGTCAGCGCAAGCCGCGCGGTCGCGTGCAGGCGGGCGCGGACTCGCTGCTGCGGACCAGGTTGAGCCTGGCCGAATGCGCCGTCGGGGTCACCAAGCACCTCACCGTCGACACCGCCGTGCTCTGCGACCTGTGCCACGGGTCGGGCACCAACGGCGACTCCCAGCCGGTCCGCTGCGAGACGTGTGGCGGCGCGGGCGAGGTTCAGTCGGTGCAACGCTCGTTCCTCGGTCAGGTGCTCACCTCCCGGCCCTGCCCGACCTGCCGCGGCGCGGGCGAGACCATCCCCGACCCCTGCGGTAAGTGCGGCGGCGACGGGCGGGTGCGCGCGCGTCGCGAGATCGCCGCGCCGATCCCCGCTGGTGTCGCCAACGGCATGCGGGTGCGGCTGGCCGCCCAGGGCGAGGTCGGCCCGGGCGGCGGCTCCCCCGGAGACCTGTACGTGGAGATCGTCGAACAGCCGCACGACGTGTTCGTCCGCGACGGCGACGACCTGCACTGCACCGTGCGCGTCCCGATGGTCGACGCGGCGCTGGGCACCACCGTCGTCATCGACACCATCCTCGACGGCCCCACCGAACTGACCATCGCGCCGGGCACCCAGCCGGGCGAGGTGGCGGTGCTGCGCGGTCACGGCATGCCCAAGCTGCGTTCGGGCGTGCGCGGCGACCTGCTCGCGCATCTGGACATCGTCATCCCGACCAAGCTCGACAGCAAGCAGACCGATCTGCTGCGCAAGTACAAGTCGATGCGCGACCGCGACCGCGCCGAGGTGATGTCGGCCCAATCCGAGCACAACAGCGGCCTGTTCGCCCGGCTGCGGGCCTCGTTCAGCGGACGCTGA
- a CDS encoding PhoH family protein, with the protein MGAGDNSSGPAARTVRSSIELAPGTVFPLLGSADENLRELESLLDADIHVRGSSVTLTGKAADVALAERVVEQLVALTGRNRGITPEAVRHTVSMLTAGSAESPAEVLSLDILSRRGKTIRPKTLNQKRYVDAIDAHTIVFGIGPAGTGKTYLAMAKAVQALQSKQVNRIILTRPAVEAGERLGFLPGTLNEKIDPYLRPLYDALHDMMDPEAIPKLTAAGVIEVAPLAYMRGRAQPLHTRVLTPSGFRPIGEIAVGDEVIGSNGRPTEVLGVYPQGFKEIYRVTTQDGSSTLASGDHLWSVYTRDDRRRGKPPRVLQTKEMIGNLRAAHHHRYELPLLSAPVEFAARPVPADPYTVGLSIGEGTEVVPPEYLLNDSAVRLGVLQGLLDAAAGPVTQAGRSCRIQYTTSSPRLRADVLFLVRSLGGIVNVRTRSSVSRTTGNRRETFVLDVRLPAGIDPFRLDHKARKYAAHGGGRPMRFLHAIEEAGTEEAVCIRVAASDALYVTEDFLLTHNTLNDSFIILDEAQNTTAEQMKMFLTRLGFGSKIVVTGDVTQVDLPNGARSGLRAASEILTAIDDIHFAELNSSDVVRHRLVSDIVDAYERFEAETRPVGPHMPGNRAQRRAAGRPDRR; encoded by the coding sequence ATCGGTGCAGGTGACAACAGCTCGGGCCCCGCGGCCCGCACCGTGCGCTCCAGCATCGAACTCGCCCCCGGAACCGTCTTCCCGCTGCTCGGCTCGGCCGACGAGAACCTCCGCGAACTCGAGAGTCTGCTCGATGCCGACATCCATGTGCGCGGCAGCTCGGTCACCCTCACCGGCAAAGCCGCCGACGTCGCGCTCGCCGAACGTGTCGTCGAGCAGCTCGTCGCGCTGACCGGGCGCAATCGTGGGATCACCCCCGAAGCCGTCCGGCACACCGTTTCCATGCTCACCGCCGGTTCGGCCGAGTCGCCCGCCGAGGTACTGAGCCTCGACATCCTGTCGCGGCGCGGCAAGACCATCCGTCCGAAGACGCTCAACCAGAAGCGCTACGTCGACGCGATCGACGCCCACACGATCGTCTTCGGCATCGGCCCCGCGGGTACCGGCAAGACCTATCTGGCGATGGCCAAGGCCGTGCAGGCGCTGCAGTCCAAGCAGGTCAACCGGATCATTCTCACCCGCCCCGCGGTCGAGGCGGGCGAACGCCTCGGCTTCCTGCCCGGCACGCTCAACGAGAAGATCGACCCGTATCTGCGCCCGCTCTACGACGCGCTGCACGACATGATGGACCCGGAGGCCATTCCGAAGCTGACCGCCGCGGGCGTCATCGAGGTCGCGCCGCTGGCCTACATGCGTGGCCGCGCGCAGCCGCTGCACACCCGGGTGCTGACGCCCTCGGGCTTCCGGCCCATCGGGGAGATCGCCGTCGGCGACGAGGTGATCGGCTCGAACGGACGCCCGACCGAGGTGCTGGGCGTCTACCCGCAGGGCTTCAAGGAGATCTACCGCGTCACCACCCAGGACGGATCCTCCACGCTGGCCTCGGGCGATCACCTGTGGTCGGTGTACACCCGCGACGACCGCCGCCGCGGCAAGCCGCCCCGGGTGCTGCAGACCAAGGAGATGATCGGCAACCTCCGCGCCGCGCACCATCACCGTTACGAACTCCCGCTGCTCAGCGCCCCGGTCGAGTTCGCCGCGCGGCCGGTCCCGGCCGACCCCTACACCGTCGGTCTGTCGATCGGCGAGGGCACGGAGGTCGTCCCGCCGGAGTACCTGCTCAACGACAGCGCCGTCCGACTCGGTGTGCTGCAGGGTCTGCTCGACGCGGCGGCCGGTCCCGTCACCCAGGCCGGCCGCAGCTGCCGGATCCAGTACACGACGTCCTCGCCGCGGTTGCGCGCCGACGTGCTGTTCCTGGTCCGGTCGCTCGGCGGCATCGTCAACGTCCGCACGCGGTCGTCGGTGAGCCGTACGACGGGCAACCGTCGCGAGACCTTCGTCCTGGACGTCCGGCTGCCCGCGGGCATCGATCCCTTCCGGCTCGACCACAAGGCGCGCAAGTACGCGGCCCACGGGGGCGGCAGGCCCATGCGCTTCCTGCACGCCATCGAGGAAGCGGGCACCGAGGAAGCCGTCTGCATCCGGGTGGCCGCGTCCGACGCGCTGTACGTGACCGAGGACTTCCTGCTCACGCACAACACCCTCAACGACTCCTTCATCATCCTCGACGAGGCGCAGAACACCACCGCCGAGCAGATGAAGATGTTCCTCACCAGGCTCGGTTTCGGGTCGAAGATCGTGGTCACCGGCGACGTGACGCAGGTGGATCTGCCCAACGGCGCCCGCTCGGGTCTGCGCGCGGCCTCGGAGATCCTCACCGCGATCGACGACATCCACTTCGCCGAACTCAACAGCAGCGACGTGGTGCGGCACCGCCTGGTCTCCGACATCGTCGACGCCTACGAGCGCTTCGAGGCCGAGACCCGCCCGGTGGGCCCGCACATGCCGGGCAATCGCGCCCAGCGTCGCGCGGCCGGCCGCCCGGACCGGCGCTGA
- the hrcA gene encoding heat-inducible transcriptional repressor HrcA — protein sequence MSSSTEDRRFEVLRAIVADYVATKEPIGSKTLVERHNLGVSSATVRNDMAVLEAEGYITQPHTSSGRIPTDKGYRQFVDRISEVKPLSSAERRAIVQFLESGVDLDDVLRRGVRLLAQLTRQVAVVQYPTVSASTVRHIEVVALNPARLLLVVITDTGRVDQRIVDLGTLIDDDDLAALRALLGAAMDGKRLATASAAVAALPESAPQKLRDVLIRVSTVLVETLVEHPEERLVLGGTANLTRNAADFGLPGALRQVLEALEEQVVVLKLLAAAQQPGTVTVRIGEETQVEEMRGTSVVTTGYGASGSVLGGMGVLGPTRMDYPGTIASVATVARYIGEVLAER from the coding sequence ATGTCGTCGAGCACCGAGGATCGCCGCTTCGAGGTTCTCCGCGCGATCGTGGCGGACTACGTGGCGACCAAGGAGCCGATCGGTTCCAAGACGCTGGTCGAGCGGCACAACCTGGGTGTGTCCAGCGCGACCGTGCGCAACGACATGGCGGTACTGGAAGCCGAGGGGTACATCACCCAGCCGCACACCAGTTCCGGCCGCATCCCCACCGACAAGGGCTACCGCCAGTTCGTCGACCGGATATCCGAGGTCAAGCCGCTGTCCTCCGCCGAGCGCCGTGCCATCGTGCAGTTCCTGGAATCCGGTGTCGACCTCGACGACGTGCTGCGTCGCGGCGTGCGTCTGCTCGCGCAGCTGACCCGCCAGGTCGCCGTCGTGCAGTACCCGACGGTGTCGGCCTCGACGGTGCGTCACATCGAGGTCGTCGCCCTCAATCCCGCGCGCCTGCTGCTGGTGGTCATCACCGACACCGGCCGCGTCGACCAGCGCATCGTCGATCTCGGCACGCTGATCGACGACGACGATCTCGCCGCGCTGCGCGCACTGCTCGGCGCCGCCATGGACGGCAAGCGCCTGGCGACGGCCTCGGCCGCGGTCGCCGCGCTGCCGGAGAGCGCGCCGCAGAAACTGCGTGACGTGCTCATCCGGGTGTCGACGGTTCTGGTCGAGACGCTGGTCGAGCACCCGGAGGAACGTCTCGTGCTCGGCGGCACCGCCAACCTCACCCGCAACGCCGCCGACTTCGGTCTGCCGGGCGCGCTGCGGCAGGTGCTCGAAGCGCTCGAGGAACAGGTCGTCGTGCTCAAGCTGCTGGCCGCGGCGCAGCAGCCGGGCACCGTCACGGTGCGCATCGGCGAGGAGACCCAGGTCGAGGAGATGCGCGGCACCTCGGTGGTCACCACCGGGTACGGCGCCTCGGGCTCGGTGCTCGGCGGCATGGGCGTGCTCGGACCCACCCGGATGGACTACCCGGGCACGATCGCCTCGGTGGCGACCGTGGCCAGGTACATCGGCGAGGTGCTGGCCGAGCGCTGA
- a CDS encoding cytidine deaminase → MIELDDEDTKLHVLARGALGRTGGAAGAAVRDTEGRTYAAGEVALSALRLSALQAAVAAAIASGAEGFEAAVVIGGRFADPGVFAVREVSPYARIVFADQAGTVFDILDDTAPDGPHVDTATAGSEANGG, encoded by the coding sequence ATGATCGAACTGGACGACGAGGACACCAAGCTGCACGTGCTCGCGCGCGGCGCGCTCGGGCGCACCGGTGGGGCCGCGGGCGCGGCGGTGCGCGACACCGAGGGCCGCACCTACGCCGCGGGCGAGGTGGCGTTGTCGGCATTGCGGCTGAGCGCCTTGCAGGCGGCGGTCGCGGCCGCGATCGCCAGCGGCGCCGAGGGATTCGAGGCGGCTGTGGTGATCGGCGGAAGGTTCGCCGACCCAGGGGTTTTCGCCGTGCGGGAGGTCTCCCCGTACGCGCGCATCGTCTTCGCCGATCAGGCGGGCACCGTATTCGACATCCTGGACGACACCGCGCCCGACGGCCCGCACGTGGACACCGCGACGGCGGGCTCGGAGGCCAACGGTGGCTGA
- a CDS encoding hemolysin family protein has protein sequence MSAPVLIVLAVLIVPLGGLFAGLDSALNTISPARLGDMVRAERPGAVRLTRVVADRARYVNLMVLLRVSCEIGATVALAAALMKLWTDTFALLVTAAIMVLVDYVVIGVGPRTLGRQHAYSLALAAALPLQFIGAVLSPVSRLLILLGNAITPGKGFRNGPFASEIELREVVEMASERGVVADEERRMIQSVFELGDTAARAVMVPRTEMVWIEATKTAAQAMSLAVRSGHSRIPVIGENVDDILGVVYLKDLVTYADRSRKVRVREVMRPAVFMPDSKPLDALLDEMQRRRNHMALLVDEYGGIAGLVTIEDVLEEIVGEIADEYDTHEIAPVEDLGDGRFRVSARLTVEDLGELYGMEIEDEDVDTVGGLLAHELGRVPLPGSKVQAHGLILRGEGGPDARGRMRVHTVLVRRAAEEQPVPARSNGGAQSGESPRGSGGTRRSSTGGNGGTQGSGARQDSGDTAGSGAGQGSGAGQGSSGTQGDGSQRDQPAAPDPARNDEDGEGR, from the coding sequence GTGAGTGCTCCGGTACTGATAGTGCTCGCGGTACTGATAGTGCCGCTCGGCGGGCTGTTCGCCGGTTTGGATTCCGCGTTGAACACCATCTCGCCCGCGCGCCTGGGGGACATGGTGCGCGCCGAACGCCCCGGGGCGGTCCGGCTGACCCGTGTCGTCGCAGATCGCGCCAGGTATGTGAATCTCATGGTGCTGCTGCGGGTCTCGTGCGAGATCGGCGCCACCGTCGCGCTGGCCGCCGCGCTGATGAAGCTCTGGACCGATACCTTCGCCCTGCTCGTCACGGCCGCGATCATGGTGCTGGTCGACTACGTGGTGATCGGCGTCGGCCCCCGCACGCTCGGTCGCCAGCACGCCTACTCGCTCGCCCTGGCCGCCGCGTTGCCGCTGCAGTTCATCGGCGCGGTACTCAGCCCGGTGTCGCGGCTGCTGATCCTGCTCGGCAACGCGATCACGCCAGGTAAAGGATTCCGCAACGGACCGTTCGCCTCGGAGATCGAGTTGCGCGAGGTCGTGGAGATGGCGAGCGAGCGCGGCGTCGTGGCCGACGAGGAACGCCGGATGATCCAGTCGGTGTTCGAACTCGGCGACACCGCCGCGCGCGCGGTGATGGTGCCGCGCACCGAGATGGTGTGGATCGAGGCGACCAAGACCGCCGCGCAGGCCATGTCGCTGGCGGTGCGCAGCGGGCATTCCCGCATCCCGGTGATCGGCGAGAACGTCGACGACATCCTCGGCGTGGTCTATCTCAAGGATCTGGTGACCTACGCCGATCGCAGCCGGAAGGTGCGGGTGCGCGAGGTGATGCGCCCGGCGGTGTTCATGCCCGACTCCAAGCCGCTGGACGCGCTGCTGGACGAGATGCAGCGCCGTCGCAACCACATGGCGCTGCTGGTCGACGAGTACGGCGGCATCGCCGGGTTGGTGACCATCGAGGACGTGCTCGAGGAGATCGTGGGCGAGATCGCCGACGAATACGACACCCACGAGATCGCGCCGGTGGAAGATCTCGGTGACGGCCGTTTCCGCGTGTCGGCGCGGCTGACGGTGGAAGATCTCGGCGAGCTGTACGGCATGGAGATCGAGGACGAGGACGTCGACACCGTCGGCGGACTGCTCGCGCACGAATTGGGTCGCGTGCCGTTGCCGGGATCCAAGGTGCAGGCCCACGGGCTGATACTGCGGGGCGAGGGCGGACCGGATGCGCGCGGCCGGATGCGGGTGCACACGGTGCTGGTGCGCAGAGCGGCCGAGGAGCAGCCGGTGCCTGCGCGCAGCAACGGTGGCGCGCAGTCCGGCGAGAGCCCGCGCGGCAGTGGCGGCACACGGCGTAGCAGCACGGGCGGCAACGGCGGTACGCAGGGCAGCGGCGCCAGGCAGGACAGCGGCGACACGGCGGGCAGCGGCGCCGGACAGGGCAGCGGCGCCGGACAGGGCAGTAGCGGCACACAGGGCGACGGCTCGCAGCGGGATCAGCCCGCCGCGCCCGACCCCGCGAGAAACGATGAGGACGGAGAAGGCCGATGA
- the ybeY gene encoding rRNA maturation RNase YbeY produces MSIEIANESGVDVPEEDLVSVARFVIARMDVHPAAELSMVLVDLDTMADLHMRWMDLPGPTDVMSFPMDELEPGGRPDSPEPGPSMLGDIVLCPEFAAAQAHKAEHSLDHELALLTVHGVLHLLGYDHAEPEEEKEMFELQARLLEEWYESLREAARRAELAERDARLLGKAGFTTPGDALGPA; encoded by the coding sequence GTGAGCATCGAGATCGCCAACGAATCGGGCGTGGACGTCCCCGAGGAAGATCTGGTCAGTGTCGCGCGGTTCGTGATCGCGCGGATGGACGTGCACCCGGCGGCAGAGCTGTCGATGGTGCTCGTCGACCTGGACACGATGGCGGACCTGCACATGCGGTGGATGGACCTGCCCGGCCCCACCGACGTGATGTCCTTCCCGATGGACGAACTCGAGCCGGGCGGGCGTCCGGACAGCCCGGAGCCGGGGCCGTCGATGCTCGGCGACATCGTGCTGTGCCCGGAGTTCGCCGCGGCCCAGGCGCACAAGGCGGAGCATTCGCTCGACCACGAGCTGGCGCTGCTGACCGTGCACGGCGTCCTGCACCTGCTCGGCTACGACCATGCCGAGCCGGAGGAGGAGAAGGAGATGTTCGAGCTGCAGGCCAGGCTGCTCGAGGAGTGGTACGAGAGCCTGCGGGAAGCGGCGCGCCGTGCCGAACTCGCCGAGCGGGACGCGCGACTGCTCGGGAAGGCGGGTTTCACGACGCCGGGTGACGCGCTGGGCCCCGCGTGA
- the era gene encoding GTPase Era has translation MADQSPAEFRSGFVCFVGRPNTGKSTLTNALVGAKIAITSSRPQTTRHTIRGIVHREHTQLILVDTPGLHRPRTLLGQRLNDLVRDTYSEVDVIAICIPADEKIGPGDRWIVQQIRQMAPKTTVLGVVTKIDKVSRDQVAHQLMAVSELLGPEADVVPVSAVKGEQVEVLVDVIASKMPEGPAFYPDGELTDEPEETLMAELIREAALEGVRDELPHSLAVVIEEVLPREENEDMLDVHALLYVERPSQKAIVIGKGGARLKEVGTNARKQIESILGVRIYLHLHVKVAKDWQRDPKQLGKLGF, from the coding sequence GTGGCTGACCAGTCCCCGGCCGAATTCCGGTCCGGCTTCGTGTGTTTCGTCGGCCGTCCGAACACCGGCAAGTCCACGCTGACCAATGCGCTGGTGGGGGCGAAGATCGCCATCACCTCCTCGCGGCCGCAGACCACCCGGCACACCATCCGCGGCATCGTGCATCGCGAGCACACCCAGCTGATCCTGGTCGATACCCCCGGTCTGCACCGCCCGCGCACCCTGCTCGGCCAGCGGCTCAACGATCTCGTGCGCGACACCTATTCCGAGGTCGACGTGATCGCGATCTGCATCCCGGCCGACGAGAAGATCGGCCCCGGTGACCGCTGGATCGTGCAGCAGATCCGGCAGATGGCGCCGAAGACCACCGTGCTCGGCGTGGTCACCAAGATCGACAAGGTGAGTCGTGACCAGGTCGCCCATCAGCTGATGGCGGTGTCGGAACTGCTGGGCCCGGAGGCCGACGTGGTTCCGGTGTCCGCGGTCAAGGGTGAGCAGGTCGAAGTGCTCGTCGACGTGATCGCCTCGAAGATGCCCGAGGGCCCGGCCTTCTACCCCGACGGCGAGCTGACCGACGAGCCCGAGGAAACCCTCATGGCCGAGCTCATCCGCGAGGCCGCGCTCGAGGGCGTGCGCGACGAGCTGCCGCACTCGCTGGCGGTGGTGATCGAGGAGGTTCTCCCGCGCGAGGAGAACGAGGACATGCTCGACGTGCACGCGCTGCTGTATGTGGAGCGGCCCAGCCAGAAGGCGATCGTCATCGGCAAGGGCGGCGCGCGGCTCAAGGAAGTGGGCACCAACGCCCGCAAACAGATCGAGAGCATCCTCGGCGTGCGGATCTATCTGCACCTGCACGTGAAGGTCGCCAAGGACTGGCAGCGCGATCCGAAACAGCTCGGCAAACTGGGCTTCTAG